Part of the Mytilus trossulus isolate FHL-02 chromosome 2, PNRI_Mtr1.1.1.hap1, whole genome shotgun sequence genome is shown below.
CATGCcacctcctcctcctcctcccaTCATTTGTGACATCATCATCATTGGCAGAACATTATCGTTCCCGCCCATCATCATTGCCATGGGAAACATACTGTTCATTCCTCCACTTTGGCGTTGTGCCATCTGAGCTTTGGCTAATAAAGCTAACCTTGCTCTTTGTTCGTTCATCGCCTTGGCATTGGCTCCTGAAATTATTTcgtctttttttaaagataggtTTTTACAAACACATTGCGTGAGCCTTTTTGATATTAGTTACTTAAGGTAACTTGATGAAGCATTGATTGCTACAATCAGTTAGAAAGATTTGTAAGCACAGTAAAATTTCTTTGTGGCATCCAAATGTTTaacttttatactttttttttttaataaccaaaGTGATACCCTCCCCCTTTCAAACCAAACTCAGCGTAGGAAAAGTTACTATTAACTAGAGACAATATAGTATGCCATTTTTATGTAAGACTATATTGATTAGACTATAACATGCATTTAGATCTAACATAGCAAGCTACACATATTATGCTTGTAAGCTTCAGTGAGATCATTGAAGAGAATAAAGGTTGATTGATAGATATGTGTTTGGCTAAAAATATAGACATCAAGCAAGCAAGCAagaaattaattaaacaaaagcaaGGCTTACACCACGAGtttgtttagtttattttttacaaacaaCAGCACGTGAAAAGCAAACAACACAATCAACACATACAGGCCAAAGATGTCTGTTTTATAAATATCGACGGATAGTATCACACAGTCATTAACGTTCATAGATCACATCTTATGTTACAGTCACTGTCTATGGGACACATTCAACCTAATTAAACATGCGGTTCATTAAAAGCATATTCATAAGTCCGCCTCCGGATGATGAAGCACCTCCTGATGATGCACCTccttgaccttgtgacattAATAAAAGTGGGAGCATGGATTCGCCCATTCCTCCTTCAGCCATCAACATAAGGGGCATCATGCTTCCCATACCACTTCTGCCACCTCTACCGGACATGAGCATCTGAAGCATCAGTGGGTTCATTTTGCCACCTTTTCCCATTGCCATCAATGCTGGCAACATTGCACTGCTGCTACCTCCACGCATTTGTCTTGCTGCTGCTTGTCTCTGTGCTGCTTGACCTGTAACATTTATTGTGTGTTATACTCGTTATAGAATGTCATTTTGTCCACTTTCCACGTGCTGTAACCAACATGCAGTGTGATTTAAATGTTGCAATAATAAATACGTAAGAAGCCGTATTTATCACCTACTGACACAGTCTTTTCATTATGATTGTTCATTTTTGCTTTTCATATAGTTAACttcataatgttttaaaaaataaaaatgaatatatgtacTGAACGACTAAAGAAACGCTACactaacatttatttaaattcgaaGGTTTGGTATTGCTTTTGATAATGctaatattcaaaatgaatCCCTCATttttcatcaatgttttttgcattctaattcaaattaaataaaaaaaataaaatgcgaaattaatttaaaactattatatGAATAACTAGACTTTGTTTTAATAGTATCTTGCAGTACCGGTTCTTGCAGTATGACTTTAGCTACCCGCTCCCCTAAAAGAAAACGTTGGGAAAGTTGTTCTGCGTAAGCTAGAAAACAATCTTACTTTATTAACATAATTTGACAAAAACTCTTTGGATTGAAGATGTTGATATTTCTATTACTATGAAGTAAACATCGtgtgtttaaaagtaaatttgaaaaatgtggTGTAGTGTTTCTATAGGCGTTCAGTATATGATATAGTTGAAAACCAAAAGATTGTAATGTTCGTGCACTTGAGGTTATATGAGGTTTGTGTTCTGCTAAAAATCCAGCTGATCTGACAGCCAATGATATGTTAATACAGGTACTGTGTCATTTACATTAAACATGCAATGTAAATCTTGAGGAAGGAAGAGAAGAAAACATAGAAGTATTACACGTGTTACATAaatgaaaacacaaaacaaacaaaaagcattcaatatatttactaaaaaagcaacaaaattGGATACACGTAACAAAAAACCGACAATGTGACACAGTCTATGACCCAATCCACACTTGAAGAAGTCTGGTGTAAAGATTAGTGATGATTCCATCATTTTCTTTGGTTCATTAACAGAAATGGAAGCATATTAGTGTTTCCGCTTCCGCCCGAGAAAGCTCTACTAAACATTTGATAGCGCATGAGGTCCTGTCCAACATCGCTCcccatcatcatcatcattcctaaatttggacctatcAAATATGATGAGAGACAAAAGCATAAGAAGAAATACTTATGTTCGTTTAATTGACTAACTCGTATTGAAGTGTGCAGATCAATAAAGATGCTTTTTTAATTAATCCattaaatagtttattttttcattaatttgtcatttattttatatgaaaatcaaattgataTGAAACCACATTGAAATTGATAGCAAAACTGAAgctaatttgaaagaaaaaaaaagatattaaaatgtatatttaaatttttaaacttaatttctaaattcaaaaaataaattgcagaATTAAATTTAGCTAATAGATCTAACAGCTACACAGTTGACATCTACTCTACAGATATATACGTTACATCACCTAAGCCTTTATAACATAATCGTTCtatcaatattatatatatcattttttccaaaatcatatttttcatatcaaagtaTGAATATTGAAAGTCATGAGAAGGTCACATGGAAAGTTATCAAGATTTTTTTGGCCGCTTCGTCATTTATTGACAGTTTAACTACTATTTCGCATGATTCCAAAAATGCTTATATCTGTCAATTGTCACATGAATGACCGGTCGTATATAAAACCGCTGTCCTTCATGTTAATATTATGGATATGTTGACATTTTATTGGAGTCAAAGAGTGTGTTTCCAATATATAAGATAATTAATGCATATACGAAGTTCTAGTGGATCTTCAGGCTTATCAGAATTTGTCATCAGATGCAATAAAAGGtgtataaaatatcttatactGTAACGAAGTATCACAAATTGTCACagcaaatatcaataaaattaccTAAGCGAGGAAGTGGTATAAAGAACTGATAAGGAATGAATTAGCATAGCTAACACTCATATCAATGAAGTTATTTTAACTAcgtatatatttatagatctAGAACACAATTCCATTTTCCTTTTAGCcatatgaataaaattatttttaaattacaggAAAAAAATACTTAACAGATATCGAAATTTAAGAAATTAGTTCTTGACAATTTGTGCAAAGGATTACTGTTAAAAGACAGAAAAGTTAGTACATTAAATCGTTGAGTCATGCAATACTAAAAACCGTGCAAATAGTTTACATAGAAACCATCAAATTTTCTCCTTCAATTGTTGAATACTTCagcatgtttataaattttatctaaaagatagtttaaaaaatgtatagaacaaattcaAGAATTCGAATAACATCCACTCTTTCTCATTTTTTGAGTTGATTAATATCGCCATGACAACTCctgacaaaaaaagtaaaaattaaaaaaaaatatatggttttcaATTATCTGAGAAATTAAGGTTTTCTTTCCACCACtgtttaacattattttaacttttctcATTTAAACCAAATAATTAACGATGAAATATAGACAATTTGTTCGTATTTTTACagggctttttttttttgttaccaaACACAACGTTATTGCATAGGAActttaaacatacaaaataatgtGTTTGTTATAGTAGTCAACATATTTGCACGGCAATGTTTTGATATTAGTATGATATTGTTGGACTTGAATACTCACCAGGGGCCTGTGATCGGACATGAGCTACCATCACACACAACACTAAGGCAATTATAAATACGGACTTCATTGTGTCTCTGAAAATAAGCAAAGAAAATTTATGCTAATCGTTTTTAAAGTTAGAGCACAAACAAAATTTGTGTGTCAACATTTAAACAGGTTCTTAACTGTAATgctaatatataaaaagaagatgtggtatgattgccaatgagacaactctccatcagagccCAAAAATGACAcggaaattaacaactataggtcaccgtacggccttcaacaatgagcaaagcccgtaccgcatagtcagctattaaggccccgaaatgacaatgtaaaacaattcaaactagaaaattaacggcctaatttatgtataattcaTTTCAGTTCTTACTTAAGTAAATTTCACAAAACTAATTACGACTAAGATTTAACGGTAAGAATACTCAATcttaatcatatttttgtttcgGGAAACCAACTCTGGACCAAAAAGAGTTTACCAAAAGTACACAACCAGATAGCGTCTTCCTGGATGTTTGTGGTGCTTCATTGTTGGTTATATGTTAGACCAGTGAATGGTTTCTGGTCAATTCAAAACAACATGGCATTTGTAGTCAGTGTTGAcctattttcttcttttttacatgAATATGTTGACATTGgtttagaaatttgatttaaCACAAATTTCATACATTAACAAATGATGAATAAACCACACATTActaagttttattttctttcgcTCATTAGATAACAGATATACATTTACAACGCGTTTATGCTGTATCGtttgaatatcttttaaaacataattttacacCATTTGCATACTTCTAGACTTCATGCAATTGTTATACTCTGTCAAAAAATGTGTGCCAACAAGTTTACTgaaactttttttaacattattccATTGCtcgcttttttttcttttttttagaaatacgatttcaattatgtttatgtttagaGCATCGTTTGTTAATCTAACTCATGGTTGACCTTTGATCCTAAATTTGTAGACTTAACAAAAAGTTTccaaaaacatcaacaaaaaatgttcattttaagCGAAATGAGAAGATTTGCTTGACATGGACAACTCTTGAATTGATattcacaattaaaaataaaataaaaagtaagagGTAGACTATTGTCAAAAGAAGAACAAATATACCATATTAAGTCAATATCTATGGCTACGATAttcattaaaaatgattttcttttgaagATCCATATactcttttacaaaaaaaaaaacatcgaaaAATCTCATAATACTTGAGCCAGTTGGCTATTTTATAAAGTACTTTTATCTTGCTCATTATCCCTGTATACAAATGTTTGCCAAACAAAGAGTCATTTTTTATTACAGAATgaaatttgagaaaaattagagaattagataaacaaaacaactagTAGGCCTACTGTATGATAAATTAATGTTAACACACTTGTGGCGAAGCGTTACATTTGCTTTTATAATCATCGAATGTAtgcgcattttttttttcaagttttctttCGATGTTAATGCCGATGGCATTTATGTATGTTTGCCCTTATTCCATTTTAATGCACACCCTGACTACTGCGTATGTCTACGCGTTCATTGATATCCTTATACACGCTAGTCTACGCGCTCATTGTATCCTTATACATGCTAGTCTATATGCATTATCTCCCTTAAATAAGTTATAAAAAGGATTCTTTTGAATCTTATATTATTTATGgctttttttcagaaaaaaatacgcATGAAACTATTTGTGCCAAGTGCAAAACGAACACTTCGATCAATTGAAACATTAAATCTGTTTTACAATGGTAATGCTAAGATGCAAAACATAAGAAACAACAGTACAACAAATTTTCACATACCGTATTAGCAATTTCAGTTTGTTGAATGTGTTGCcaaataattcttataatgTGTTATTCTTGTCACGAAATCTCAAATGTAATTAAGTAACAGACATTTAAAACGAGCAACACCCAATCACGTGGCATTTTATTTCTGTAACATAATTTATTAGCAAAAATGACCACTTTTGTTGCTTTGCGCTACCAAGCGGTAAATTAAGTTATAGGTAACaggacaaatatacaaaattaccCACTTGCTAGTCTGGTAAACAAAGTAATTAAAATGAGTTACTATATACCAGGTTTATAACTTCGTATGCGAGACTTGTGTTTATTCCACAAGAGACTGGtcagtataaaacaaaacagcTTTAGTGAATACGAAGTTAATGAGCGTTTAAAACCTAAGATTCCTTAAAGCCTTACTGCTGTGCCAATTTGTTAGACATTGCAATATTGGAGATCTTTTATTCGTGTATACAAATCAACAGTTCCAATAAGTTCTTGCACTAAATCTTACTAGAATTAATCTAAATGGCTAAATATGCAACTGCTACCAAACCAACCTTTTCAACAAATAACAGAGTTTTGTATATAAACGATAATATcttgttttcttcttctttaaataaacatattactGAAAAGTGTACTATTATCAAATGAGTCCTCACGTATACCTTTTCACTGTATTGCAATCCAACTAATTTTAAACactaaaattctaaatatgaaaataagtaaaaaaaaaacatacccttTTCTTATTGCAATCCAGTTATAGAATAATTAATGCAAGATGTATCCCAaactatgaattaattaagggaCTTACGTGATCAGAGAATCTACGGAAACTTTCCAGTTAATATGTCCTACTTGTTGTTAGGAGGCAAGCTACAAGTCTGATGATACTTGGTCCTCAACAAGTGGTTTTAAAGCCGTGACACTCCGTTTATGCAAATGATGTATAACAATGCATTAAAGTCGCCTGTAATTAATGGTATTGCTGTCTTGTATGAATACTATTGTCTGTACACGACACGCTACATTTACCCCCAGGCACTGACGTATTCGTGACcctgtataataaaaaaaagatggacAACGGTTTATTTTACACGAAAGTTAAAAACTTCTAATGTTCAATATATGATATTcgaaaaaaacctttttttttaataaataaactctTTATTTAGATAgcaatcatataaaaaattgtattattaCAATGGTCAGTATGGCATTTTTGACAATGGTCAGTATTGTTTACATGGCGTTACATAACAAAAGTCTATAGGTAAAGATGAACGTGTAAAAATGATGAATATTAACATGATCTATATTGCAATAAACAACGTATCATGTTTTTAgaattatacataaaatatgAAGGTTATTAAACTGACATAATTGTTAGGTAATCTTTGCTAACAAATGGGTCAGAAATTTGTTCTGAAACAAGTCCCTCCTATTGCACTGGGAGTTCAGTCATTTAAACACAAACTGTAAAGAGGCAATAGTGAAAACGAAACTTCgattttacagtttatatcGCCCTTTTTCTCATATACATTGCAAAGTTTAAGATTTGCCCATTTGACACTCCAAACCTGctttaaatatacattaaattaaaactctattcattatatatttttgtgatatagaaaaaagtagatgtggtatgcatGCCAATCAGACacttctccatccaagtcacaatgtgtgtTTGTGTTATGTTATATGACTTTTGATGAACTTCTTTGTACCATTGTATCTTTATGGTGTTTgagaaataaagaatcttgaatcttgacacttctccatccaagtcacaatgtataagaAGTAAACAATTATGTGGGTAAAAGTACGGCCTTAAACTCGGCGCCTTAGATCCTTCTTTATTCGGTGTGTTTATCGCTACTAGCCTAATATgggcttgctgttcagtgtaagccaaggctccgtgttgaaggccatactttgacctttaatggtctaattttataaattgtgacttggatggaaatttgtctcattggcactcataccacatcttcttatcacATCTATTTGTactatatttgaaattcaaattggTCTTTATTCAGATATGAGGCTGAACATCGCAGCTGTTTTAAACTAACATTTAATTTCCGCGGACCAAACATAAAAGGTTTGGGAATAAATCCAGAATTTGTTAAAAAGTGTCTACAAAGTCATTGCCATTACGCAGTGGATTTTAACCGTTGCATCTTGTAGAGTTATGGGGATTAAATCACATGCTGTCAGTGTAAGAGTGTAATGTTTACTGTAAAAAGTAAGTCCATTCATCactaaaataaagaattacCGAAAAGCTGTTTCCCTTATTtctatgcatatttattattattcggCCTTGAATTTATGATTCTTCTCTTAACTTAATTACAACTGAAATTTAATGACAGATGGacatatataacattataacgtaaaccaataaaaaaaaatatataagaaaacaaagaatGTGTAGTGCTAACGATGCGTCCGTATTCTGGTCCCTGGAGttgcaaaaatattataattcgGCAATCCTTTCATGACTACATATAAGTTAGTTTTATCGATACGTGGAATATAGGGTGATGTAATACGTCACAAACAAGTTCAAATTGACATAATTATGTGttgacaaattgaaatattaacCAATGCTGTACCAGAAAAGGGTATTTTACCCACATTAACATCTTTGTAAAAAAACTTTATCTAGCAAAACTATCTTTGGGAGAAAGACTGGCACATACCTCCTCATTTACGAATTATTATGCTACATGatgttacaaataaaatattacactTGTTAGTTGTATAAACTATGTTACACAAGACgttcaaatacataaataatactcgaacaattataatataaaaaagaagatgtggtatgatttccaatgaaacaactatccacaaaagaccaaaatgacaaaaacattaacaactataggtcaccatacggccttcaacaatgagcaaagcccataccgcatagtcagctataaaaggccccgataagacaatgtaaatcaattcaaacgagaaaactaacggccttatttatataaaaaaaaatgaacgaaaaacaaatatataacacataaacaaacgacaaccactgaattacaggctcctgacttgggacaggcacatacataaataatgtggcgggtttaaacatgttaacgggatcccaaccctccccctaacccgggacagtggtataacagtacaacataagaacgaactataaaaatcagttgaaaaaggcttaactcatcagatagacaaaaaatacaagtcgaCGTGGctttgtacttatacatcccgacacaaaaagacacaatgaacagatctgagagtactcgcagttatctgacagctagttcaaagctactaacaactaataaaaaaaatcatgcctctaagactaataATGTTCCACGAAATCAGAGATTTTGTAGATGTAAATTTTAACTCAAATACGTAATTTGAGCTTTCCAATAACGTAACAGTAAGTTCAGAACTTTTACAACTGAATGTTATATATACTATACCACTATATCCAACAAATAATCCAACAGGCTTTATTTTGAGCTATGATAACTATTcggtaattattttaaaataaaatagataaataaataatctttatttcaagaggATGATCCCATTAGTTAAAACTAATCTTCCTGAGAGtcctcaaaataataatattaacatagttataagtaCACAGagtattataaagttatattatacacaatatacaattgtattgaaataataatgaaaaggcatattaatttgcacaattgacgaaaaatttgtaacattttgttttaaaagattcaATTGTATTactcattttgatttcatttggtAAACTGTTCCATATTTGAGAACctgaatatgtaaatgttttctttaaaaaaaaatgtttttggttttggaaGATTTAATAGTTTTTCATCAGCTGAACGTTAGTTTTGATTAgtagtaaaatgaaaattttcttgTAAATAGTTAGGAACCATACCatttaatgatttaaatacaagtattgCCTTTTGGTTTTGAATTCGTTTTTCCACATTTAACCAGTGTAAACtattaaaaactattttgtaaaCTGCAGTGTTAACTATTTTGAATAGAGAAAGCTTCAGGATGTACAGAggcaaaattaaacaaatctagaatttaaaaatgatacaaaaagtaAGACTAGAATTAgttaaagaacaaaataatttaaaatattgataggttatgAAACACTTCCATATTCACTCTGtgcttttattaaaaatttagttTAGATTGTACTGTCACACTAATGACGTCCCAGGTTATAGGAGTTTTGGGCGCTCGCTTGCATATTCAATCCCGGCACATTTTGAATGaacctgttccaagtcaggagcctgtaatttagtggttgtcgtttgttgctgtgttacatatttgtttttcgttcagtATGTGTACTAAATgaggccgttatttttctcgtttgaaatttAGCATagtttcatttgtcatttcggggccttttatagctctGTGGTATGACCTTTATacattattgaaggccatacggtgaccaaTAGCTGTTatcttctgtgtcatttggtctcttatgaagagttgtctcattggcaagcataccacatcttcttttttataattaatgtcTCTTCGTCAAAGGGGACAAACaattacacaaaacaaaatagtatgTATAGATCgaatatttgtgtttaattcCTCGTGGCTGTACTGAGTTATGCCACTCTTCATTTAAAGTCCGAAAAGGATCTGATGGACTTATTTACGTGTGTATACGGAcatattgttgaaggccgtactttaacctataatggtttactttttaaattgttatttggatggagagttgtctcattggcactcacaccacatcttcctatatctatattacAGACGAAAGCAACATAGTAGTATTACGGTTTATCGCTGTAGCTAGTTAACCTATGTACAGCCAAAGAAAACTATGGTATAGgtaaagcaataaaaaaaatacaaaatgctCGCAATTACTGAAAGACAGGTTTCTTTCTGTAGATATAGAAATAATGGTGTCCAATGCTCTAATAGCAGTTACTGTACTTTAAAGAagacttttaattttataaaaagaagcatATTCATACTTCAACAATCTGTCCCCttgtttgtttcaattttttttttatttatttacaataattattatttagtaTGTGGCACACATTAGaagaaatcaaatttaataaccCATAGGAACTAGATCAAACCAACACTCTAAAATATTAATCTACTGTTTCTCCGCAATGGGTGCAACATTCGGGAGTTAGAGCAGACATTGACAAGTATCGCACTAACATTGGGCTCAGTATGTCGGTCAAGTATAAAGAAGGGTCAACTTTAATAAAGCATTAACATGTTCTCGTTCTCAATAAACATGTTGATATGCTTGTTAAACAGCCATCCATCATCATCCATTGTGAAAAGGTTTGTAAGAAAGGCATTGTAACATTCATAACATATGAAGTCACTTCCGGATTTGTCGAAAGATATTTTAGGGTGCAATCaacggttttttttctatgacgtcatattttgacggaccatgcataagtgacccttagtggtggactgattaataaagatacttgtataaaacaagatatcactggaatcagaatgttttctagtttataatgacataaaaataaagtgtacttttaatatattaaaaaaatccatcCAAAGAACATTGGTGTTGCTAAACGGCGTAGACGGAAAACGGAACGGAATAGTGGTCGGGATTTCAGGGGGAAATGGAAAGAACTACAAAATTCAATAACGAGTGAAATAGCGAAATCACAACAACAATAAGTTGACAATAGGATAGCAGCTAGATATCAAAGAAAATAGCAAACAGTTTTGGAATTCTATAACagctatataaaaaagaggCTATGAAGAGCACGTGTCATTCATCTAAGTATAAGTGCATCATCAATAATGGGAACTCTCCAATATTATAGACTTGAATAGTTCATGAGAAAAATCTCActattttctttggtttttaCCCAAAATACAAGAGAGTATAAGAGGATAAAAAAAGTCGTCATTTAAGGGCAATCATTACCTTAAAAAGTCTACTTTCTACAACAGATATTTCGACTTGTTTGTAGACCTTGTCTCGC
Proteins encoded:
- the LOC134706526 gene encoding uncharacterized protein LOC134706526 isoform X2 — encoded protein: MKSVFIIALVLCVMVAHVRSQAPGANAKAMNEQRARLALLAKAQMAQRQSGGMNSMFPMAMMMGGNDNVLPMMMMSQMMGGGGGGGMRQGLPFNNMANMFLFSEMGMF
- the LOC134706526 gene encoding uncharacterized protein LOC134706526 isoform X1 codes for the protein MKSVFIIALVLCVMVAHVRSQAPGQAAQRQAAARQMRGGSSSAMLPALMAMGKGGKMNPLMLQMLMSGRGGRSGMGSMMPLMLMAEGGMGESMLPLLLMSQGQGGASSGGASSSGGGLMNMLLMNRMFN